One genomic window of Synergistes jonesii includes the following:
- a CDS encoding ABC transporter permease: MANNERRGGRRSMYTKMVASSLIRRASRLIIAVLAIAIGATILSGLVTIYYDIPRQLGREFRSYGANLIILPTGDSKITREQLRRARGVIGAERVVGMAPYRYQTVKINEQPYIIAGTELPEAEKNSPFWYVEGKWGSKEKPESVMVGKQIAETLNIGIGDAFTVQGVRYGQRAVASAQLLSAKENLARDVASQNFSRKLSVCGIVTTGGAEEGFIFADIDMLDELVGDSFRGDVVECSVVADAAQLAELSETLKDELGDVQPRAVRRLTQSQDIVLGKLQALVLLVTVVVLIITMISVYTTMMAMVAERRHEIALKKALGAENGLVMGELLGEGVLLGLIGGALGVGLGFEFAQQVSLNVFGRAIHFQWLLVPITIAVFIAITVLASILPVRRVMDIHPAIVLRGE, from the coding sequence ATGGCAAATAACGAAAGACGCGGCGGCAGGAGGAGCATGTATACGAAGATGGTGGCGAGCTCGCTGATTCGCCGCGCCTCGCGGCTGATCATCGCGGTGCTTGCGATCGCTATCGGCGCCACCATCCTCTCGGGGCTCGTAACCATCTATTACGACATCCCGCGACAGCTCGGGCGCGAGTTCCGCTCCTACGGCGCCAACCTGATCATACTGCCGACGGGAGATTCGAAGATCACGCGCGAACAGCTGCGGCGGGCGCGCGGCGTCATAGGCGCGGAGCGCGTCGTGGGCATGGCGCCGTACCGCTATCAGACGGTGAAGATCAACGAACAGCCCTACATCATAGCCGGCACCGAGCTGCCGGAGGCGGAAAAGAACAGCCCCTTCTGGTATGTAGAGGGCAAGTGGGGCTCCAAGGAAAAGCCGGAGAGCGTGATGGTCGGCAAGCAGATCGCCGAGACGCTGAACATAGGCATAGGCGACGCCTTCACGGTGCAAGGCGTCCGCTACGGCCAGCGGGCCGTGGCCTCGGCGCAGCTGCTGAGCGCCAAAGAGAATCTCGCGCGCGACGTAGCGAGCCAGAACTTCAGCAGGAAGCTCTCCGTCTGCGGCATAGTCACGACGGGCGGCGCCGAAGAGGGGTTCATCTTCGCCGATATCGACATGCTCGACGAACTGGTGGGCGACAGCTTCCGCGGCGACGTCGTGGAATGCAGCGTAGTCGCCGACGCGGCGCAGCTTGCGGAGCTGTCGGAGACGCTGAAAGATGAGCTCGGAGACGTCCAGCCGCGCGCGGTGCGCCGCCTTACGCAGTCGCAGGATATAGTCCTCGGAAAGCTGCAGGCGCTGGTGCTGCTGGTCACGGTAGTCGTGCTGATCATCACGATGATATCCGTCTACACGACGATGATGGCGATGGTGGCCGAGCGGCGGCACGAGATCGCACTAAAGAAGGCGCTGGGTGCCGAGAACGGGCTCGTGATGGGCGAGCTGCTCGGCGAGGGCGTGCTGCTGGGCTTGATCGGCGGCGCGCTCGGAGTCGGACTGGGTTTTGAATTCGCCCAGCAGGTGAGCCTGAACGTTTTCGGCAGGGCGATCCACTTCCAGTGGCTGCTCGTCCCCATAACTATAGCGGTCTTCATCGCCATAACAGTGCTGGCGTCGATACTGCCGGTGCGCAGGGTGATGGACATCCATCCGGCAATCGTACTCAGAGGTGAATAA